Within Candidatus Hydrogenedentota bacterium, the genomic segment TTTCGCTTCCAACCGGATCGCTTTGGGGAAAAGGATGTTGTTCTCCTTGTGGACATGGGCGTGCATGTTGCGCTCCAGATCGTGCAGGCCATCCAGCAGCGCCCGGTAGGTGTTGCAGGCCCAGTCGGGCGGGGTGTAGCCATCGGAGAGGGTACGGAGTTGCTCCAGGGCGTTACCCGCGTCGTCGTGTTCCGCCTCCATCCGGGCGATGGGATTCGCGACGCTGCCGAAGCAGGCCGCCACCTCCGCGCCGGTAGCGTCCATCCGGGCAATCGCCGGAAAGAGGATTTCCTCCTCTTTCATCATGTGCTGGTTCAATTCCAACGTGAACGCTTCGAAGACAGACAGCATCGTCGCGAGTCGCTCGTTGCGGTCGCCGTGTACGCGCTCGACCTTCTGCAGCATCGCACCGAGCCGGGGAAGTTCCTGGCGCAAGTATTGGTGGTGCGCTTCGAGAATGTGCTCGATCAGGTTAGCGAGGGTCATGGCACCCGCGTCCGGTTCCTGATCCTGGGTCGGCTCCGTGGCGAGGGCCGCCAGCAGTTCAAGCACCTGTTCGGACGGCAGCGCCTTCCGGTCGCAAGCCTCCTGCAGGGTCTTCTTACCGCCACAGCAGTAGTCGATTCCGAAGCTTTCAAAGAAACGGGAGCGGGCCGGTCGCTCCAGAACGAGTTCGGCAACCGTTCGATCCAACATTGTGGTACTCATAGCTTCTCTCCTTGGTTGAGTCTCTATTATGGACTATTTTATCCACAATATAAACCCCGATGTGAAGCGGTCTATTCCCGGGGCTTCGGTGACCCAAAAACAGGGGCCTTGACAATCCTTTCTCCGTAACCGATACTTAAGTGGAGGGAAACATCCATAATATGTTCAAGCTCTATTCGAAAGGTTGCCAATACGCGCTGCGCGCGCTTACCTTCGTTGTTGCGGACAAATCGAAGGATCGCTTTCAGGCGCGTGAGATCTGCGAAAAGGCGGAGATTCCCGAGTACTTTACGCGTAAGGTCTTTCAGGCCCTCGTGCAGGGGGGATTCCTTGAGGCCCACCGGGGGCCGGGCGGTGGCTACTCACTCACCCGGGATCCCAGCGATATCACGCTCCTGGAAGTGATTCAGGCCGTCGAGGGGGAGGATACGTATGACCATTGCGTGCTTGGTTTCGCCGAGTGCGGCAAGGCCAACCCGTGTCCCCTTCACGATATCTGGGTAATGTCGAAAAAGAACCTCATCGAGAATCTGTCCCACACCACCCTCGACAAATTGGCTGCCGTGACCCTGGAGCGCAAGATGCTCCACGAGCACAAAACGCACGACGCCTGATAAGCACCGTACGGGCGGATCCTTCCTCTTTCTGACTCCTTTTGCCATGGGAATCCGCATTTTTTCAAAACCGATAAAATCCTCTTGACTTGTCAGCGCATAATAGTGGATACTTTTCTCCGGAATATAGTGGATAAGATTATCCACTATTAATTGCCCTAAATTCCGGAGTGGATGCACCCGCCAGGAGCAGAGAATATGAGCTATTTTTCAGGAAAGGCACAGTTTCGGTGGGGGCGTGGTGGGGCCTTCATGGCCTGCTGCGTTGGGGCAGGGCTATTTGCGCCCTGGGTATCGGCCCAGGCGGTGCCGGGAGTCCCTGCGGAAAGCACACCTGCGACTGTCGCAGCCGAAGCAGCGCCGGAAGCGGTCGCCCCGGTCGATGCCGCCGCCGCGGCCTATGCCATGAAGTGCATGGGCTGCCACACCATCGGCGGCGGCGTGCTGAGCGGTCCGGATCTCAAAAACGCGGCCACCTATCCGCGACAGACGGTCCTGGACGGCATTAAGCGGATGGAGAAGAATGTGGGGCCCATCAGCGAAGAAGACCTGACCATGCTGGCCGACTTTCTGCTCGCGCCCGACGCGGCGGCCCGCATCGATGCGCACCGCCAGCAGGTGCAGCTACGGGAAGCGGCCTCTATGGCGCCCCCGAACGCCGAACTGGGCCGAGCCCTGTTTACCGGGCGCACGGCTTTCGCCAATGGTGGCGCAGCCTGCGCGGCCTGTCACCAGGCCGGTGGCCGTGGAGGCAATCTGGCGGTGTCGTTGGAGGACGCCTTTACCCGGCTGGGTGCCCAGCCTCTTCAAGCGACCACCGAAGCCCCCGGCTTTCCCGTCATGCGCGCCATCTACACGCCCCTGCCCGTGACGAAGCAGGAAGCGATGCACGTAGTGAAATATCTCGAAGAAGTTTCCGCCACCCCCGCACCTCCGGCCCGCCTTCCGATGCACCTCGCCGGAATCGGCGGCACGGCGCTGGTGCTGGTGTTGCTGGGTAAATCCACGGCAAAGCGGGTCGCGGGCACGCGCGCGCGAATGGTGGCGGACGCCTGCCGCCGGAGTGACCAGGGCGCAAATCGCAGGAGGAAGAACTGATGGGTTGGATACAGGATTTATTTGCGCCGGAACAGCGTAGCTGGGAAGAGTTCTACCGGAACCGCTGGGCCCACGACAAGGTGGTGCGCACGACCCACGGCGTCAACTGTACGGGCTCCTGCAGTTGGAACGTCTATGTGAAGCAGGGCATCGTGACCTGGGAAATGCAGGCCCTCGATTACCCCACGATAGACAAGGCCATCCCCAACCACGAGCCACGGGGCTGCCAGCGCGGCATTTCCACCTCGTGGTACATCTACTCGCCGCTGCGGATCAAATATCCCTACATGCGCGGAGCGCTGCTCGATCTCTGGCGCGAGGCCAAAGCGGAGCACGGGAACGACCCCGTGGCCGCGTGGGAATCGATCACGGCCAATCCCGAGCGGCGCAAGCGCTATCAGCAGGCCCGGGGTAAGGGCGGCTTTCAGCGGGTCTCCTGGCACGAGGCCCAGGAACTCATCGCCGCCTCCAACATCTACACCGTGAAAAAATACGGCCCCGATCGCCTCGTCGGTTTTTCGCCTATCCCCGCCATGAGCATGATCAGCTATGCGGCGGGCGCGCGTTTCCTCCAGCTCATGGGCGGCATCGCCCTTTCCTTCTACGACTGGTACTGCGATCTGCCGCCGGCTTCCCCCGAGGTCTGGGGCGAACAGACCGACGTGGCGGAGAGCGCCGACTGGTTCCACTCGAAGTTCATCGCCACGGTCGGCTCCAACGTGCTCATGACCCGCACGCCCGATGCCCACTTCCTCGTGGAAGCGCGCCACCGGGGCACCAAGGTGGTCGTGTTCTCGCCGGACTTCAGCCAGACCTCCAAAATCGCCGACGAATGGATCCCCATCAACCAGGGCAGCGACACGGCGTTCTGGATGGCGGTAAACCATGTGATCCTCCGGGAATTCCATGCGGACCGCGCCGTGCCTTTCTTTCAGCAATACATGCGGGAAAACTCCGATGCGTCTTTCCTCGTGGTGATGGAGCCCGACGCGAAAGGCCACTACCGGCCCGGTTCGCTGCTCCGCATCGCCCAGATCACGGAAACCCAGGGCGAGGAGCACGCCGAGTGGAAGAGTTTCGTGCTGGACACCGAAGGCAATCTGCGCATTCCCGCGGGCCAGATCGGCCACCGCTGGCAGACGAAAAAAGGCCAGTGGAACATTAAGCAGGAAGACAGCCGCGACGGTGCACCCATCGACGCCCTGCTTTCCCTGAGAGACTGCGCCGACAAGACAGTCAGCGCGTACTTCGACGACTTCTCCGAAGGTATTCAGGGCCAGGGCCGCCTGCGTCATGTGCCCGTGCGCGAAATCCAGACGGCGGATGGGCCGGTGCTCGTCGCCACCGTCTACGACCTCCAGTTCGCCCAGCACGGCGTGAATCGCGGTTTCGAAGGCCAATGGCCCACCGGTTACGACGACGATACCCATCCCTTCACGCCCGCGTGGCAGGAACAGTACACCGGCATCAAGGCGGAGACGGTAATCGACTTCGCCCGCCAGTGGGCAATCACGGCGGAGAAGACCGGCGGCAAATGCAGCATCATCATCGGCGCCGGGGTGAACCACTGGTACCACAACAATCTCATCTACCGCGCCTGCATCAACTCCCTGCTCTTCTGCGGATGCGTCGGCCGGAGCGGGGGCGGGCTGAACCACTATGTGGGCCAGGAGAAACTCGCGCCCCAGGCTAGCTGGGCGCCCATCGCCTTCGCCACGGACTGGAGCGGGCCGCCCCGACTGCAGAACGCGCCCTCCTTCCACTACATGCACAGCGACCAGTGGCGCTACGACCGAAAATTTGGCGAGTTCTGTCCCGTGGCCGACAAGACCAATCCCATCGCCGAGGGCCATACGGCGGACAAGCAGGCACTGGCCGTGCGCTGCGGCTGGCTGCCCTGCTATCCCCAGTTTACGGAGCACAACTTCGAGCTCGTGAAAGAGGCGGCGGCGCTTGGCGTGAACCCCGTGGATCACGTGGTCTCGCGCCTGAAGGACCGCAGCCTCAAGTTTGCTATGGAAGACGTGGACAATCCCGCGTGCTTCCCCCGCGTGTGGTACATCTGGCGCGGCAACGCGATTCAGGCGTCCGCCAAAGGCCACGAGTACTTCCTCAAGCACTACCTCGGCACCCACCACAACAGCATCGCCGAGGAACAGGCGAAGGAAGACGTGAAGGAAGTCACCTGGCACGACAAGGTCGAACTGGGCAAGATGGATCTCATCGTCGATATCAACTTTCGCATGGACACCTCGGCGCTCTATTCCGACATCGTCCTGCCCACGGCGAGCTGGTACGAGAAAGACGACCTCAGCTCCACCGACATGCACTCCTTCATCCACCCGCTCCAGGCGGCTGTGCCGCCCTGCTGGGAGTCGAAGACCGACTGGAAAATCTTCCAGGAGATCGCCAAAGCCACCAGCACGATGGCAGAGCGCTATCTTCCCGAGCCGATTCAGGATTTTGTCTGCTCGCCCCTCCTGCACGATACCCCCGGCGAAATCACGCAGCCCCGCATCAAAGACTGGGCGAAAGGGGAGTGCGAGGCCATTCCCGGCAAGACCATGCCGAACATGACCGTCGTCGAGCGGGACTACACCAAGGTCTACCAGAAATTTATCTCTCTGGGCCGCAACGTGCGCAACAACGGCATCGGCGTCCACGGCTGCACGTATAAAGTGGACGATGTCTACGACGAATACCTGCTGCACAATCCGGTCGAGACCTGGGGTGGCGAGCAGTACCCCTCCCTGCGGATTGACCGCAGCGTCTGTGAGGCCATCCTCCACTTCGCCGCTGAGACCAACGGCGAACTGGCGCACCGGGCCTACGAGACCGAGTCCCACAAGACCGGCATCGACCACACGCACCTGGCCGCGGGCAATCGCAACGTGCGCTACAACTTCGCCGATCTCTGCACCCAGCCGCGCCGCGTGCTGACCACGCCCTACTGGACCGGTATCACGAATGGCACGCGCACCTATTCCGCCTACTGTCAGAACCTCGAAGAGCGTATCCCGTGGCGCACGCTGACCGGGCGCCAGCACACCTACTTCGATCACGAGGCCTATGTGGCCTACGGCGAGCATTTGCCCACCTTCAAGCCCCGGGCCGACCTGCGGACCACCCGCGATCTGGACATGACGGGCACCGAACCGGGATCGCTGGTCCTCAATTACCTCACGCCCCACGGCAAGTGGCACATCCACTCCACCTTCGGCGACACCCTGCGCATGGAAACCCTCTCGCGCGGCATTGAGCCCT encodes:
- the ric gene encoding iron-sulfur cluster repair di-iron protein — encoded protein: MSTTMLDRTVAELVLERPARSRFFESFGIDYCCGGKKTLQEACDRKALPSEQVLELLAALATEPTQDQEPDAGAMTLANLIEHILEAHHQYLRQELPRLGAMLQKVERVHGDRNERLATMLSVFEAFTLELNQHMMKEEEILFPAIARMDATGAEVAACFGSVANPIARMEAEHDDAGNALEQLRTLSDGYTPPDWACNTYRALLDGLHDLERNMHAHVHKENNILFPKAIRLEAKLKGETEPGGTE
- a CDS encoding Rrf2 family transcriptional regulator, with product MFKLYSKGCQYALRALTFVVADKSKDRFQAREICEKAEIPEYFTRKVFQALVQGGFLEAHRGPGGGYSLTRDPSDITLLEVIQAVEGEDTYDHCVLGFAECGKANPCPLHDIWVMSKKNLIENLSHTTLDKLAAVTLERKMLHEHKTHDA
- a CDS encoding cytochrome c is translated as MSYFSGKAQFRWGRGGAFMACCVGAGLFAPWVSAQAVPGVPAESTPATVAAEAAPEAVAPVDAAAAAYAMKCMGCHTIGGGVLSGPDLKNAATYPRQTVLDGIKRMEKNVGPISEEDLTMLADFLLAPDAAARIDAHRQQVQLREAASMAPPNAELGRALFTGRTAFANGGAACAACHQAGGRGGNLAVSLEDAFTRLGAQPLQATTEAPGFPVMRAIYTPLPVTKQEAMHVVKYLEEVSATPAPPARLPMHLAGIGGTALVLVLLGKSTAKRVAGTRARMVADACRRSDQGANRRRKN
- a CDS encoding nitrate reductase subunit alpha — its product is MGWIQDLFAPEQRSWEEFYRNRWAHDKVVRTTHGVNCTGSCSWNVYVKQGIVTWEMQALDYPTIDKAIPNHEPRGCQRGISTSWYIYSPLRIKYPYMRGALLDLWREAKAEHGNDPVAAWESITANPERRKRYQQARGKGGFQRVSWHEAQELIAASNIYTVKKYGPDRLVGFSPIPAMSMISYAAGARFLQLMGGIALSFYDWYCDLPPASPEVWGEQTDVAESADWFHSKFIATVGSNVLMTRTPDAHFLVEARHRGTKVVVFSPDFSQTSKIADEWIPINQGSDTAFWMAVNHVILREFHADRAVPFFQQYMRENSDASFLVVMEPDAKGHYRPGSLLRIAQITETQGEEHAEWKSFVLDTEGNLRIPAGQIGHRWQTKKGQWNIKQEDSRDGAPIDALLSLRDCADKTVSAYFDDFSEGIQGQGRLRHVPVREIQTADGPVLVATVYDLQFAQHGVNRGFEGQWPTGYDDDTHPFTPAWQEQYTGIKAETVIDFARQWAITAEKTGGKCSIIIGAGVNHWYHNNLIYRACINSLLFCGCVGRSGGGLNHYVGQEKLAPQASWAPIAFATDWSGPPRLQNAPSFHYMHSDQWRYDRKFGEFCPVADKTNPIAEGHTADKQALAVRCGWLPCYPQFTEHNFELVKEAAALGVNPVDHVVSRLKDRSLKFAMEDVDNPACFPRVWYIWRGNAIQASAKGHEYFLKHYLGTHHNSIAEEQAKEDVKEVTWHDKVELGKMDLIVDINFRMDTSALYSDIVLPTASWYEKDDLSSTDMHSFIHPLQAAVPPCWESKTDWKIFQEIAKATSTMAERYLPEPIQDFVCSPLLHDTPGEITQPRIKDWAKGECEAIPGKTMPNMTVVERDYTKVYQKFISLGRNVRNNGIGVHGCTYKVDDVYDEYLLHNPVETWGGEQYPSLRIDRSVCEAILHFAAETNGELAHRAYETESHKTGIDHTHLAAGNRNVRYNFADLCTQPRRVLTTPYWTGITNGTRTYSAYCQNLEERIPWRTLTGRQHTYFDHEAYVAYGEHLPTFKPRADLRTTRDLDMTGTEPGSLVLNYLTPHGKWHIHSTFGDTLRMETLSRGIEPFWMNEQDAAMLAIHDNDWVEVLNDHGTVVTRACVSARIPRGICFIYHATERTVGNPKSQHRGKRRAGGHNSLTRARLKPLFMIGGYAQFSYGFNYWGPQGVNRDTFVVVRKLDKPIW